The nucleotide window CGGCGGCCGGCATCACCCAGCCGGCGGCAACGCAGACGGTTGCGTTGATGCTGAAAAAGGACCTGCTCAACAGTGTCTCGTCCGCCGCCGATGGGCGGCAGCGGCTGATTGGACTGTCCGACCGGGGACGCGCGCTGTTGCCGCAACTCCATCGCTGCTGGGCGGCGACGACGGCGGCCGCGGCGAGCCTGGATGCTGACCTGCCGTACCCGCTTTCGGAAGTACTGGCGCAGGCCATCGCCGCGCTGGAGCAACAACCGTTCGGCGCAAGGATTCGTGACGCGCGAGAGCGGACCCACAACAAGGAGCCCACATGAGTACCCAGCCGTACACCGTGACCGCATCGCTGCCGCTGCGCACTCGTATCCTGCGCTACCCGTTAACCCTGGCGATCCTGGGCATCCTCGCAACGATTGTGCCGATGTTCGTGACGCTGGGCCTCACTGAACTCGTTCCCAAAGCGCTGCGTGTCGGCTGGCCGATGTTGTTGGCGGCGGGCTTTGCGGTCGCCGGCTATCGACTGTACGTGACGCACCTGGAGCGCCGTCCTATATCGGAACTGGCCGTGGATGGCGCGGGTCGCGAACTGCTGCACGGCCTCGGCATCGGCGCACTGCTGGTGGTGGCGACGTCTTCCGTGCTGCTCGCCTGCGGCGCCTTTGCCGTGACCGGCACGGCCGATCCGATCGTTCTGTTGAAGCCACTGCCCGAGCAAGTGATGGTGGCCTGCTTCGAGGAAATCGTGTTCCGCGCCATCGTCTTCGGCCTGCTTCAGAAATCGTGGGGCACGAAGATCGCCCTGGTCGTTTCCACCGTGATCTTCGTGGCTTCGCATATGCCGAACGAAGGCTTCAGTGTGCTGGGAGCCTTGATGACCGCAGCGGCATCGCTGGCGCTGTCCGGCGCCTACCTGGCCACCAACCGCCTGTGGCTGCCGATCGGCATGCATTTCGCCTGGAATTTCTTGAACGACGCGGTCTTCGCGGTGCCCGTCTCTGGACATCCGGCGCGTGGCTGGGTGCAGATAACCACGAGCGGCCCCGAATGGCTTTCCGGAGGCGCTTACGGTGTCGAAGGCTCAGTCGTCACCGGCATCACGTGGACCATCGCAGCGGTCATGCTGCTCGTGATCGCACACCGCCGCGGTCATTGGATGACCAAGCGGATGGTTAGACCGGGAGATGAGGGTGCGCTCGCCCACTGAGCACACTCGGGAAGCTCAAGGTCGACCGGTGTTGTGATGGCCCCGTTCGAGATATCGGGC belongs to Dyella terrae and includes:
- a CDS encoding MarR family winged helix-turn-helix transcriptional regulator, translating into MKQGLGTQLRHLIELLDSAVATSYAEAGLDYRPRFTPVIRALAAKEPRTIGDIATAAGITQPAATQTVALMLKKDLLNSVSSAADGRQRLIGLSDRGRALLPQLHRCWAATTAAAASLDADLPYPLSEVLAQAIAALEQQPFGARIRDARERTHNKEPT
- a CDS encoding CPBP family intramembrane glutamic endopeptidase; this translates as MTASLPLRTRILRYPLTLAILGILATIVPMFVTLGLTELVPKALRVGWPMLLAAGFAVAGYRLYVTHLERRPISELAVDGAGRELLHGLGIGALLVVATSSVLLACGAFAVTGTADPIVLLKPLPEQVMVACFEEIVFRAIVFGLLQKSWGTKIALVVSTVIFVASHMPNEGFSVLGALMTAAASLALSGAYLATNRLWLPIGMHFAWNFLNDAVFAVPVSGHPARGWVQITTSGPEWLSGGAYGVEGSVVTGITWTIAAVMLLVIAHRRGHWMTKRMVRPGDEGALAH